The region GGGTGGTTAGGCGGTTCGGTTGCACGAACCGCTCGTCCCCTACGGGGGCTATTCACTCGCGGCCTGCTGGAGGGCGTCGTACTGGTCTTTGATTTCCGAGGCACACGACGAACAGCAGACCTCGTAGGTACGGTCGCCGAGAGCGACGGATTCGTCGCTGCCCTCGACGGACTTCCCACAGACGACGCACTCGATGGCGAGGGTTTCCTCGTCGAGTCGCGGCTCCCACGTGCGGTCGCTGACCAGCCGCACGCGGTACTCCCTGACCCGTTCGTCGCCGAGCGTCTCCGAGAGCAGTTCCTCGACGTCGCGCTCGTTGGCGTGGGCGACGAACACGACTGCCGCATCGACCGTCCGGATGACGTGTTCGACGGCCGGCGCGTCGGTGAGATCCTCCACAACCGTTGCCTCGCTGCCCGGTTGGACCGCGAGGTCGACCAGCACCGTGGGACCCTCGACCAGCCGCGACCGGTCGACGTCGAGGGTGAACCGCTCGATGACGCCCACCTCGGTGAGGCGCTCGACGCGCTCGGAGACCGTCGGCGGTGATCGGCCGACTTCCTCCGCGATGTCGCGATACGAACGCCGTGCGTCGTCCATCAGCAGTTCCAGGATCCGATAGTCCACGTCGTCGATACCGGTCATAGTAGACGAAGGCGACAGCCCGTCAAACCCCTTTCCCCGTCGGTCGAAAGGCCACTCGAACCGTTCGTGATGTCATTCACACACCGATTTTCGATTTTCGAGCGCGCTGGGCCGGTCTTTTGATCTCGTTTCGTGGTTCCCCCCGGCGGTTCGTGTTTCGATAGCCGAGATCTGGGCGACTGCTGGTCGAAGGTCGTTACCCGGAACGGCAAAAAACGAGCCACCCATCGATATGAGTGCAATGGCAGTCCAACAGATCGGTCTGAGCGACGAGATGGAAGCGTGCGTGGATAGCTGTACCGAGGCCGCCCAGGTCTGTGAGTGGTGTGCCGACGAGTGTGCGGACCACGGCGAGGATATGGCCGAGTGCATTCGGCTCTGTCGGGACGTCGCCGACCTCGCGTCGCTGTGTGCACGCCTGTGTGTCCGTGATTCGGCGTTCAACTCGCAGATCGCCGAGGCTTGCGCCGACGCCTGCGAGGCGTGCGCCGAGGAGTGCGAACAGCACGACCACGACCACTGTCAGGCCTGCGCCGAAATCCTGCCTCAGTGTGCCGAGAGCTGCCGGGCGATGGCCTGAATCGGTCGAACGAGCCCTCTTTTTCAGAGCACAGCGGTTCCGTCGAGAACTCGCTGCATGGCTCGCTCGGCGAGCAGCGTCGTCGATCCGCTGCCGCAGGTACAGCCGCTGAGGAGCGTCACCGTTCCGGCGGCCGCCACGCCGAACGCCACGGCAACCGGGAGACTCCACCACCGGCCGGTCAGGCCGACGGCGACGCCCGCGAGACCGAGTACGACACTACCGACCGTGAGATACAGCCGCTCCATCCCGACGCCGAGATAGCCGATCACGAACAGTCGATCCGCGCCGGCCACAGCCAGCGCGATCGAGCCGAGCGCCGGTTCCAGCGCGACGACCGGCCCGTGCGTGCCGAGCCACACGAACAGCCCGCCGGCCGCGAGCGCACCGGCAGTCACCGCCAGCACGGCCACGCCGAACGCCGTTCCCGAGACCCGTCCGCCGAAGTGCGACCGGGCGGATGCCATACCGATCGAAACGGCTCGTCGGCCTTCTATCCGTCGGCCGCTGGCCGCCGGTAGTCACGCCTCGCACAGCTGTTCGGCGAGCATCGGCACGAACGTCCCGATGTCGGTGACCATGCCGACCGCCTGTGCGCTCCCGCGGTCGAGCAGTTGGGTCACGGTGGCGGGGTTGATGTCGACACAGACGACCCGCGTCGAGGAGGGCAGGCAGTTGCCGACCGCGACCGAGTGGAGGAGGGTGGAGAACATCAGCACCATGTCCGCCTCGTGGGCCTGCTCGCGGATGGCGTCCTGCGCCTCGACAGAGTCGGTGATGGTGTCGGGGAGGGGCCCGTCGTCGCGGATCGACCCCGCGAGCACGAACGGGCGGTCGTTGGACACGCACTCGTACATCACACCCGATTCCACGAGTCCCGCCTCGACCGATTCCTCGATGCCGCCGGCGCGGATGATCTCGCTGATGGTGTAGATGTGGTGTTTGTGGCCCTTGCGTGGGTGGTCGAGCGTCTCGGTGTTCATCCCGAGGGATGTGCCATACAGATCGCGTTCGAGGTCGTGGACCGCGAAGCCGTTGCCCGCCGACAGCATGTCGATGTACCCCTCTCGGACCAGTTCGGCGAGCGATTCGCGCGCGCCGGAGTGGACGAGCGCCGGGCCACAGACGGCGAGGACCGACCCGCCCTCGCGTTTGGTCTCGGCGATGGCGTCGGCGATCTTCGTGATGGTCGACTCGGATGGTCGCTCGGAGGAGACGCCGCCCTGCATGAAGCCGAACGCTCCCTCACGATTTCTGGGGCGTTCGGGCGGACGAACCCGAATCCCGGTCTCGCCGGTCACGACCAGTTCACCCTCCTCGATGGCGTTGAGTACCTTCGTGTACGCCCGTGGCTCGTCGTCTTCGCCTTCTTCAACCACCACGGCACAGTCCATCTCGATGCGCTCGACGGGCACCCACTCGCCGTCGTAGCGGATGTCGGTAGGGTGGTTCGTCGTCGAGTAGAACTCCGGTGGAACGACCTGGTCGTCGGGTGCGGGTTCGAGCGTCGCGTCCACAGGGTGGGAAGGGGTCGCGCCGTTCTGGTGGAGTTCGTGAACGATGGATCGGAGTTCGCCCTCGGTGTCGGCCAGGACGGTGAGGCGGGCGTACGATTCCTCGACCTCGCTCCGGCCGATCCGGAACTCCTCGACCTCGAAGGACCCCCCCAGATCCATGATGGCACCGAAACAGGCCTGCATCATCCCCGAGTCGATGATGTGCCCCGAGAGTTCGACCTCGCGCGAGACGGTCATACTCGGGGATGTCGTGGGGTGAATAAGTCCGTTGTGGGTTCAGGCGTCGGTGGAGGATTCGACGACCCAATCGTGGCCGCTTCGTTCGGCGAGACGGCGATAGAGCGCGCGCAAGCCCTTCGGAGTGGTCTCTGGCAAGACGTGGAACTCGATGTTCCCATTTCGAACAGACACCCGGAAGACGTCGCCGGTCTCGGTGTCGTGGACGAGATACAGCGCCATCGGCAGGTCGAACCAGTCGCCGTAGGTGTAGCTCTCGCCGTCGAGCACACTTCTGAGAAGTTCGTCCAGCGCGGGGTCACCGAGGTCGCTCGTGGGCGACAGCGAAAAGACGGTGGTTCCCTCGTATTCGAGGCCCGCATGGCGCGAGTAGCGCCGTTCCGGATGGTGAGGAATGGCGAACGAGGGCTCGTCCGTCATGGCTATGCCGAATACGGCGCTCCGATGTTTATACCTACGGGCGCTCTCGATCAGTCGAACTCGACCGGACAGCCGTTGATCTCGCCGCCGCGCATGCCGCGTGCGAGCCAGAACACCGACAGGACGAGCGCGACGAGCGCGAGCGCCGCGAATTCGAGTCCCTCGAACGGAAGGACGGTGAGCGAGGCCGTCACCCCAAAGAGCGAGAGCACGCCCGCGAGCACCGCCGAGCCACAGGCCGCACAGCCAGCGCCGACGGTACCCAGAAGGACGCCCGCGGCGCTCGTGGTTCCCTGTGCGGCCGACAGCGCGTGCTCGCGGAGGTGATAGACGACCATCGCGGCGTTGATTCCGATGAGCAGCGCAGTCACGACGAGCAGCACCCCCTGAAGCGCGCCGTAGTTCGTCCCGAGGAAGGGGTACTGTTCGGCGAGAATCACGAACCGACTACCGAGCGGGAGCGCATCCGAGAGGAGAAAGCCGGCGAGCGGGAGGTTCTGTGAGAGCACGAACAGGGTGAGACCGACGAGCGAGGCGACGAGCGCGAGGATCGTGTACAGCGGAATGGTGACGACCAGCCTCACCGTGCGGGCCATCAGTCGCCAGTCGCGGGCGCGCGTCGGCAGGCGAATCGAGCGCGAGCGGGTGCTCATTTTCCTCCCAGCGCCTGTGCGAACACCTGATAGCTCTGTGCGCCGCGGATCTCGGTCAGGAACTGTCCCTCGCGGAAGAGATAGAACGTCGGTGTGCTCACGACGCCAGCGGCGTCGCCGGCGTCGGCGTCGCGCTGGAAGGCCGTATCGAACTTCTTCGCCTCGGCGTCCGCGACGACCGCGGCGGCGTCCACTTCTGTCTCGGCTGCGAGGAACTGTCGGGTGCGGTCGAGGACGTTCTCGTCCGTGAACTCGTCCTGGGTGGCGAAGTAGTGGTGTTCGAGCGCCCAGAACGGTTGCTCGCCGCGGGTGAAGGTCGCTTCGAGCGCCTGCATCGCGGGCTTGCCCCATTCGAAGGCGTGTGGGAAGTTCCGATAGACGAAACTCGCCTTGCCGGGGTCGATGAGCTTCGATTCGAGTTCCGGGAACGTGTTCTCGTTGAAGCGTCGGCAGTTGTGACAGGAGGGGTCCTCGAAGGCGATGATCGTCGCGCCGGCCGTTCCGGGTTGCGGGCCGCGAAACGGCTGGCCGGCGAGGGCCGTGGCTGCGGGATGGTCGAGGTTCGAAACAGCCGTCCCCGTGGCCGCCCGTGACTCGCTCGATTCGTTTCGAGTGGTCGAATCGGCATCGGTCGTCGAACCTTGTCGGTTCGATCCGCCCGCATCACCCGTTTCGCTGGCCGCTCCATCCGAGTTGCCGGCCGAACCCGAGCTTCCGCTTCCGAGACAGCCGGCGAACGCACCGGCCGCCACGGCGCTTGCGAGAAAGGCCCGTCGTCGTAGTTTCATGTGCCTACCCAAGGTCTCAGCGGGCATAGCCATCGCCCGAACATGCACGGTCCGCGCACGAGCGTCGGCCGTCCTGGGACGTGAATGGGATGGTGGATTGGAACGGCCGACGGCGTTATTCCGATCGCACCCTTCTTCGGGCCATGTGTGGACGATACACCCTCTTCACGCCGCCGGCCGAGATCGAGGAGCGCTTCGGCGCGACCTTCGAGCAATCGCCGAAGCCGCGATACAACGCCGCACCCCGACAGTCCCTTCCCGTCATCACGAACGACGCACCCGAGACCATCGACGCGTTCGAATGGGGTCTGATTCCCGGCTGGGCCGACAGCGCGAGCGGGAATCGTCCCATCAACGCCCGTGCCGAGACCGTCGCCGAGAAGCGCAGTTTCCGCGACGCCTACGAGAACCGGCGCTGTCTCGTGCTCGCCGACGGGTTCTACGAGTGGACCAGTACGAACGACGGAAAGCAGCCCTATCGCGTGACGCTCGACAGTCGGGAGCCGTTCGCGCTGGCCGGCCTGTGGGAGCGCTGGCAGCCACCCGAAAAACAAACCGGACTGACGGAGTTCGGCGATGGCGAACCCGACCGCGAGGCGGAGGTCGTCGAGACGTTCACCATCATCACGACCGAGCCGAATCGGGTGGTGGGTGAACTCCACGACAGGATGGCGGTCGTTCTCTCCGCCGAGGACGAACGGCGCTGGCTCGCGGATGGCGGTGCGGACCTGCTCCAGCCGTACCCCGACAACGAGATGACGGCCTACCCGGTCTCGACGGCGGTGAACAACCCCTCGAACGACTCGCCGGAACTCGTCGAGGAGGTCGATGCGGCTGTTTGAGGTCGATTTGCAGGCGATTTGGAGAGCGGCTCAAGCGACGACCAGCCACGACTGCGGTAGCGGTGCGGTCCTCGGTGTCTCAGCGAACAGAGTCGTTCGAAACGGCGAAGCCGTTTCGTGATGACGAAAGACGCTTTGCGTCTTTCGAACCATGAGCCGAGGCTCAGGAGAGCGACGCTCTCCTGGTGGATGAAGGGCGAGCGCGACCACCGGAGCACGCTTCGCGCGCTCCGAGCACCCGTTCACCTGTGGTTCACGGGAACGCCGGGAGCGCGAGGGCTTCGACGGTGCTGTGCAATCGCGGGATGGTGCTGGGTGGTTTGCGGAGAGCGGCAGCATCCGCGCGAACGGATTGAGCGCGGTTCGCCGTGAACGAGCGCCGCAGGCGCGAGTGAGCGGGAGTTTTTAGCGTAG is a window of Halococcus sediminicola DNA encoding:
- a CDS encoding SOS response-associated peptidase; the encoded protein is MCGRYTLFTPPAEIEERFGATFEQSPKPRYNAAPRQSLPVITNDAPETIDAFEWGLIPGWADSASGNRPINARAETVAEKRSFRDAYENRRCLVLADGFYEWTSTNDGKQPYRVTLDSREPFALAGLWERWQPPEKQTGLTEFGDGEPDREAEVVETFTIITTEPNRVVGELHDRMAVVLSAEDERRWLADGGADLLQPYPDNEMTAYPVSTAVNNPSNDSPELVEEVDAAV
- a CDS encoding AsnC family transcriptional regulator; this translates as MTGIDDVDYRILELLMDDARRSYRDIAEEVGRSPPTVSERVERLTEVGVIERFTLDVDRSRLVEGPTVLVDLAVQPGSEATVVEDLTDAPAVEHVIRTVDAAVVFVAHANERDVEELLSETLGDERVREYRVRLVSDRTWEPRLDEETLAIECVVCGKSVEGSDESVALGDRTYEVCCSSCASEIKDQYDALQQAASE
- a CDS encoding DsbA family protein, with the translated sequence MKLRRRAFLASAVAAGAFAGCLGSGSSGSAGNSDGAASETGDAGGSNRQGSTTDADSTTRNESSESRAATGTAVSNLDHPAATALAGQPFRGPQPGTAGATIIAFEDPSCHNCRRFNENTFPELESKLIDPGKASFVYRNFPHAFEWGKPAMQALEATFTRGEQPFWALEHHYFATQDEFTDENVLDRTRQFLAAETEVDAAAVVADAEAKKFDTAFQRDADAGDAAGVVSTPTFYLFREGQFLTEIRGAQSYQVFAQALGGK
- a CDS encoding ornithine cyclodeaminase, whose protein sequence is MTVSREVELSGHIIDSGMMQACFGAIMDLGGSFEVEEFRIGRSEVEESYARLTVLADTEGELRSIVHELHQNGATPSHPVDATLEPAPDDQVVPPEFYSTTNHPTDIRYDGEWVPVERIEMDCAVVVEEGEDDEPRAYTKVLNAIEEGELVVTGETGIRVRPPERPRNREGAFGFMQGGVSSERPSESTITKIADAIAETKREGGSVLAVCGPALVHSGARESLAELVREGYIDMLSAGNGFAVHDLERDLYGTSLGMNTETLDHPRKGHKHHIYTISEIIRAGGIEESVEAGLVESGVMYECVSNDRPFVLAGSIRDDGPLPDTITDSVEAQDAIREQAHEADMVLMFSTLLHSVAVGNCLPSSTRVVCVDINPATVTQLLDRGSAQAVGMVTDIGTFVPMLAEQLCEA
- a CDS encoding cytoplasmic protein; amino-acid sequence: MAVQQIGLSDEMEACVDSCTEAAQVCEWCADECADHGEDMAECIRLCRDVADLASLCARLCVRDSAFNSQIAEACADACEACAEECEQHDHDHCQACAEILPQCAESCRAMA